AATTGAGAAAACCTGGGGTTTCCAAGATGCAGCGAAAATCGATCCAAAAGTGCAGCGATCGCTACTCGCGGATTTTCAAAATGGCGAACAAGCAAACGTGAGACGGGTGTTTGGTTACACTACTTTGTTTCAACCTCAAAAACCCGTTACTCGTGCCGAAGCTGCTACAGCTTTGTGGTATTTTGGCTATCAAGGTGAGGGAATTTCGGCGGCGGATGTCAGTACAAATTAATAGTACAGTTCGTAGTTGGGTTTTAGCGTTGATTTTTTTAGGAGTGAAATAAATTGAATATTTTTCGGTTTTTTCTGGGATGAAAGAGCGCTAAAGCGCTTACTACGAACGCTGATTTTTGGGGAAATTTCCCGGTTTTTTAGGAGTGAAATGAAAGAGCGCTAAAGCGCTTACTACGAGCGCTGATTTTTTGGGAAATTTCCCGGTTTTTTAGGAGTGAAATGAAAGAGCGCTAAAGCGCTTACTACGAGCGCTGATTTTTTGGGAAATTTCCCGGTTTTTTAGGAGTGAAATGAAAGAGCGCTAAAGCGCTCACTACGAACGCTGATTTTCGGGAAATAGAAAGTAGAAAAATAAATCAGCGAGCAAGATGCTCGCACTCTAAATGTTAAATTACGATCGCCTGTTTGAAACGATAGAAGAATTGGTGCTACATCATTCTCCAAGCGGTGTGGAGAAGGAAATTGACGAGTTACTGCTAAAAAAATTTTCGGCTTTGGGAGTGGAAACTTGGCAGGATCGCGCTGGAAATATCATTGCGAAAATTCCAGGTGAAAGTAGTAATGATGCTGATGCGATCGCGATTACCGGACACAAAGACGAAATTGGTGCTATTGTCAAAAGTATCGACCTTGAAGGCTGTTTATCTATTCGTAAATTAGGCGGTTCTTTTCCCTGGATTTATGGCGAAGGAGTGGTCGATATTCTCGGCGGCAAGCAAACAATTAGCGGCATACTTTCTTTTGGTTCGCGTCACGTTTCCCACGAATCTCCGCAGAAAGAACAACAAGAAGATGTTGCTTTACGTTGGGAAAATGTTTGGGTAGAAACGAAACTTACTCCTGACGAATTAGCCACCGCCGGAGTTCGTCCTGGAAGTCGAGTTGTGGTGGGAAAACATCGGAAAAAACCAATTCGTTTGGGAGATTATATCGGTAGCTATACTTTGGATAATAAAGCTTCCGTGGCAATTTTATTAGCTCTTGCTGAAGCAATTAAACAACCAGCAGTTGATGTTTATTTAGTTGCTTCTGCGAAAGAAGAAGTTGGTGCAATTGGGGCTTTATATTTTACCCAAAATCAACCTTTAGATGCGTTAATTGCTTTAGAAATTTGCCCTTTATCTTCCGAGTATCCAATTCAACCAGGAAGCGAACCAGTGTTATTATCACAAGATAGCTATGGCATTTACGACGAAGGTTTGAATCGAGAATTACAACAAGCAGCAGAAAAAGCCGAGACGGGACTACAATTTGCGGCAATTAGCGGTTTTGGGAGCGATGCTTCCATTGCGATGAAATTCGGTCATGTCGCTCGCGCTGCTTGCTTAAGCTTTCCCACCGAAAACACTCACGGTTACGAAATTGCCCATCTCGGCGCGATCGCTAACTGTATCAGGATTCTGCAAACTTATTGCCAAATGCTGAGGAACTAATAACAAAAATCAATATTGCTACCTCCTGCTCTTTGACCAGAAATCCAACCTCTGCTGGGAGCAGAAATTTGATACCAAGTGCGTCCCTCACCACCTTGTTCAGTAACGCCTGTAATGGTCATTGTTTGACCTGCTTTCACCGAACCTTGGGCGGGAATTGCTCCTTCTAAAGGTTGAGGGCGAACTGCTAAATTAACTAAAGCTACGCGACAGGAATTAACTTGTCTCGGGACGCGATTAGTCTCTCTGGTAGCAATCGGTCTAGTTGTAGTCGTTGCTCTGGGAGTAGGAAAGCTTTGTGCTTG
This Oscillatoria salina IIICB1 DNA region includes the following protein-coding sequences:
- a CDS encoding M42 family metallopeptidase, producing MLNYDRLFETIEELVLHHSPSGVEKEIDELLLKKFSALGVETWQDRAGNIIAKIPGESSNDADAIAITGHKDEIGAIVKSIDLEGCLSIRKLGGSFPWIYGEGVVDILGGKQTISGILSFGSRHVSHESPQKEQQEDVALRWENVWVETKLTPDELATAGVRPGSRVVVGKHRKKPIRLGDYIGSYTLDNKASVAILLALAEAIKQPAVDVYLVASAKEEVGAIGALYFTQNQPLDALIALEICPLSSEYPIQPGSEPVLLSQDSYGIYDEGLNRELQQAAEKAETGLQFAAISGFGSDASIAMKFGHVARAACLSFPTENTHGYEIAHLGAIANCIRILQTYCQMLRN